The sequence below is a genomic window from Cicer arietinum cultivar CDC Frontier isolate Library 1 chromosome 6, Cicar.CDCFrontier_v2.0, whole genome shotgun sequence.
GCCTTTAGTAGCACATTGCCAAGGTTTTCTTATATGTACAGAATTTTGACGACGCCTTGGTACATCATGAGtttgttcttctttttcatcttcatctttttgtttttgaggATGTCGAGGGGGAAGTGCTGCAAAAGAACTACTTCCACCTTAAGTCTagtttgatatttgatttagcAGAGTATATGCATTCTCAAAGCTTGGAATCTAGATGCTTTATTGATAGATATTATTAAGTAACAGGGTAGTTGACTCAAGTGTATTATAACGAGTATTAAATGTGTTATACAATAATTCATCTTCACTTGATGCCAAAGATAATCGACAGTTGTCTTTTTGTTGTGGTTGTCAATTGTCAAAATTAGACTGTTCCCTCAACGTGAACTCGTATGATCGATGTGGTGTGTGGAAATAAGTAAGAGGAGGCGGTTGAGGGTCAGACGCTGttggtatataatattgatttgttatgtttaaCATTGGTTCTTGGAACAAATGTTGGgtagattgtggtggaggttaGGGTGGATTGATACGAGGATCAACCAATTGATTATCTACGAAAACAAATTGTTTGGAATTTTGCAAAATCAAACCATTTATTCATAACTTGatttaaattcattatttaGAGGTTGATCATGAAGAATATGATTCTCtcattcatttaactaattGTTCTCTTTTACCGTAGAATAGTGTCCAACTATAGTCAACTTGTTTATCCAAATATAACTTATGATATTTTTTCATGTTGCTTGGTTGATGTGGTATTTCTTGCGGAACTATAAATTGTAGCTTCACTTTATTTGTTTGATACATTTCTATTATGTAGAAACAAATCAAACATGTGTTGAGTCAAAATCCGTTACCGGCGATGCTACCTCATGACCTTCTAGCCCCCTATCCATCTAGTGGAAATAACAAGTTTTTGCCTTCCGTGAGATTCAAGCCTGATACGCCATTACCGTTACCGGTGCTACTCATGATCTTCTCACCCCTATCCACCTAGTGGAAATAACGAGTTTTTGCTTTCCGTGAGATTCAAGCCCGATACCCGGGAGATAAGTACCGCCTCgtccactaccaattgagccacaaaaagaaaaagaaaagtataactttttctaaaaaacaatttgatattttttttttatttttgaaaattaaaaaacaaatatagaatTGTTTGTAACTCACTTTAGtttctcttaattttatttttctattaattaggtgaaaaatattattaatcgattgtgtaaaaaaactttatattgattatgtatataaattaaattaaattaaattaaattaatgaatttaaatgatttactatatttaactatattttttataaaccaacttaaacaaaaaataatgattacttCTATAATTATCAACATAAATCAcctattttaaagaaaattacttaattattattatttattaaataatgaattaatGAAGTAGACAATTCTGGATCTAATATGAACCGGTGCCAAATGAAATGTCTCTTATTAATTTCAAAAGAAGAAAGATGAAAAGATAATTAAGAAGATGAGTGGAAGATAAATGGTTTGAAGTGGCGAGTGAAGAGAATTTCGCATTGACTCACAATGGCAACAACACATTTACAGTTACCCGATGAGTGTTGGGAATCCGTGTTCAAATTCCTAACTAACTCCGACGCCGGCGACAACAACCACCGCCACTTAGAATCTCTCTCCGCCGTCTCCAAACAATTCCTCTCCATCAGCAACCATCTGAAACGCTCCTTCACAATCTCCGATCAAGCTCTCCCTTTCCTCTCTCGCCTCTTCCACAGGTTCCCAAACCTCACCTCCCTCAACCTCACGCGCATCTCCAACGACACTAACCTCGACGCGCTTCTCATCCAAATCTCCAATTCCCCCTTCCCCCTTAAATCCCTCAATCTCTCCAACCAACACACCATTCCCTTAAATGGATTGCGAATTTTCTCCAAGAAAATTACGACTTTAACCTCTCTCACTTGTTCCAACATAACTTCTCTACGCAACAACGACACTCTCTTCATTTCCAATTTTTTCCCTTTTCTCCAACAACTTGACCTAAGTAACCCTAAAGATATCCAAATTACTGATATTGTTGTAAATTCCATGTCAATTAAGCTTCCTAAGCTTCGCAAGGTTAATTTCTCAGGTCATTACTATATAAACGACACATTGTTTTTTCATTTGTGTAAGAATTCTGAGTTTCTTGAAGAGGTTGTGATGTTTAAATGCTCATTTATAACAAACCATGGCATTGCTTCCGCGATTCGCGAGAGACCGGGTTTGAGGTCTCTCTCCTTTAATAAATTGAGGTTATTTGGtggaaatgataatttttttgactcGTTGGTGATTTTGAAGGGTTTAACTTGTATTGATTTGTCGTATTCGTATATATCGGATGAATTTCTTTCGGCTGTCGCGGAGAAAGGTCTTCCTTTGAGGAAGCTTGTACTCCAAGGTTGCTTTGGCTATAGTTATGTTGGAATCTTTTGCTTATTGTCTAATTGTCGATTTTTACAACATTTGGATCTTCAAAATGctgaatttttgaatgattggCATGTGGTTGAGTTGTCTTCGTTTCTTACTGATTTGGTGTCTATAAACATTAGTAAATGTAGTGGACTCACTGATTTTGCTTTGTTTACATTCGTTACGAAATGTGCTTCACTTAGTGAGGTCAGAATGGAATACACGAGTATTGGGAAAAAGTGTGTCGAAAATTCTTATACTTTGATGAATTTTGTTGTGAATCCTCAATTAAAGTCTCTCCGTTTAGCTCATAATACATGGTTGAGGGATGAAGACATCAATAAGTTTGCTTCCATTTTCCCCAATTTACAGCTCTTGGATTTGAGTTCTTGCAATGGCATATCTGAAGTAGATATTGGTCAAGTTTTAAGGAAATGTAGTAAGATTAGACATTTGAACCTAGCCTGTTGTTCAGGACTGAAGCTACTTAGAATGGACTTTCAAGTTTCCACGCTGGAGGTGTTGAACTTGTCAGAGTCTGGAATTGATGATAGATCACTCGACATGATCTCAAAGAGTTGCTTTGGGCTACTACAACTTGACTTGGCACGTTGTTTTGATGTCACAGAAAAGGGAGTGAGGCAAGTTGTAGTAAACTGCACAAAGCTGAGAGAGATAAATTTGCATGGTTGTTGTAAAGTGGCTGCTGATGTTGTTGACTCAATTGTATTTATAAGACCTTCATTGAGAAAGTTAACGGCTCCGCCTGGTTTTCATTGTAGTGACAGCAAGAGGAAACTCTTCTTGCGTCATGGATGTCTTGTTTGTTAGTATGTTGGAAGTGCTCTCCTGAAGTTTGAACTCTGAACTCTGAAAAGTAAGATATTTATGTTTTAGGAATTACTtatttgagattttttctttgaaaatgtCAATATACATTCATTGTATTTCTTATCTCTCTGTGCATCATAATTGCCTAAGTAATTGTCTAccgtaatatttttatatagtgCACAATGTAATGCAAGTAGTTAGGTGTtatacacaattttaaattgcTTTGCTTTTCTTTGCTTTCCCTTGAATTATATCACCTGGATTTGATTCTTGTGTCACACTTATTGCAGCCCTCATCAGAAGCTTGGTTTTTGCCCGCTTGTCATAGCACACTATTCTCTGATGTTATTTTTTTGAGTTTACCATAGGTCATATCAACTTTCAAAAACCTACTTTATGTTAATTCTTTTTGGACAAAACTTATAAACATCAACCATATACTCTTTCAGTCTTTCTACTTTTTCTCTGTCATAATATCACCTTGGGATTATGTATTCCACGAAGCAAGTAGGTGTATATTGAACCCATTTTCTTACATGCAAgagttttctgttttcttaagaACTTGTGATATATGTAAGAGAGTAAGAGGTAGTGTGGGTGTGCATGTGATTATGATTTGAAATCATGGACATTTTTGGTTGAACTAAACTAATTGACTACTAGATTTTGTAGATGAATGTGGATGTGGTGGTCTTTGGTTGGAATTGTTAGTCAAGCTTGATCTATATTTTGATTGAACCTTCAAGTTGTCAAAATTGGCTTTGCGACTTTGGTTTGATGTTGATATTATTctacaaatttaattattgattttccCCTTCCTTTCATTAGATACTTTAGAAAATATCCTCTTATACTTATTCATGCACATTTGTGTATGGATCTTGTTTCGTGTTTAAGATTAGAAGTTAGGATGCATGCCTGCACAGTGTAAGTCTGTAAGTCCCTAGTTAATCTTACAGGAAGGCAACAACATGGTCCAAAATAAAATGGATGGTTTGCCATTTATTGTTCATTGTGCAGAAAGTTCAATAGAAAgttgattgttgttgttgttgttattaaagGCAAAGAGAGTgtttaattcaatttcaaacccCAAAGCACAAGGTGTGCACATGGGAGAAATTATCACAATTCACAATAACTATATTGCATGACATGACACTCCCAACCCCACCATAAGCACAATCAAAAAATGAACCTGCTATTGTTTCTTTTTTGCTTTCATTTTagtgtttaattaattttaattttgtcaataaCAAGATAAAATCTATTACCATCCTTAAGTAGTAGATAATGCACATTAGTTAAAATGTATCAGAAaatctttttgttttgaatttacATGCCAAACTTTTGAAATGATTCATTTATGCTAATACTGAATTCTATGTTGTCATGTATTAAGGAATAACTCCTGTATTCCCCAGGTTGTAAATCAGTATGGAATAACAAAATGTAAGGAATAGTTGTAAATTGTTCATGGCTGGGATCTAGTTAGAGGAACTTGCAGTGGAGCTGTTGGGCTTTTTTGTGTTGTTGCTGTTTAGATTCTGATTAATCTTTGTTGTTGGTGTTTGATTCTGCTTATGGCGacttgattttttattattggaGGTTTTTCATAATCTGTTCTATGCactgaattgaaatttatgACTCCTATTGACATGAGAGCTGGGACTCAAAATCCACTGGAAGAATTTTGAAGGACCTAAAGGGAATTAAAGATGTAGAAGCAactttggtttggttttgctGAAGGACCTAAAGGGGGcgcaaaaaattaaaacaagatATATATATGATAGCTTTTCACCTTCATTCGTTCATCTACTAccgaaaataatcaaatttaatgtcTTTAACTCCTCATTGCTCATTATTGTTGACAAATCTTTAACTCTTTGTGTATGTATTTGAGATCTGTCTAAGGACACGTTAACGTgtattaaagtaaataaatttttttataggacATTTGTCTGAGTTACTAGACATGTGTCATACGAGTGTCAGACATCGACTTGTGTCAGATACAGTGACACGTGTAATTCAAAGGTATTTGCGTTTCATAgacaaattattatataatgacATTAAAATGAATACAATTGCTACCAGGTATGTTTTTCCTTTTTGAAATTACTTTTTGCTATCTGATTTTATTAATTCTAAATTACTTTATGCAAAGCATGACAGATTTTAAAAGCTGTGTTCATGAATCAAATATTCTTGTACACAAAGAAGTCATGCGTTGCACATTCATAAATGTCTAAAAAAATGGATAAGGTTTGAGTTCCATGTAAGaaaaaacacatttaaattTA
It includes:
- the LOC101508967 gene encoding F-box/LRR-repeat protein 16-like yields the protein MATTHLQLPDECWESVFKFLTNSDAGDNNHRHLESLSAVSKQFLSISNHLKRSFTISDQALPFLSRLFHRFPNLTSLNLTRISNDTNLDALLIQISNSPFPLKSLNLSNQHTIPLNGLRIFSKKITTLTSLTCSNITSLRNNDTLFISNFFPFLQQLDLSNPKDIQITDIVVNSMSIKLPKLRKVNFSGHYYINDTLFFHLCKNSEFLEEVVMFKCSFITNHGIASAIRERPGLRSLSFNKLRLFGGNDNFFDSLVILKGLTCIDLSYSYISDEFLSAVAEKGLPLRKLVLQGCFGYSYVGIFCLLSNCRFLQHLDLQNAEFLNDWHVVELSSFLTDLVSINISKCSGLTDFALFTFVTKCASLSEVRMEYTSIGKKCVENSYTLMNFVVNPQLKSLRLAHNTWLRDEDINKFASIFPNLQLLDLSSCNGISEVDIGQVLRKCSKIRHLNLACCSGLKLLRMDFQVSTLEVLNLSESGIDDRSLDMISKSCFGLLQLDLARCFDVTEKGVRQVVVNCTKLREINLHGCCKVAADVVDSIVFIRPSLRKLTAPPGFHCSDSKRKLFLRHGCLVC